One window of Oryza brachyantha chromosome 12, ObraRS2, whole genome shotgun sequence genomic DNA carries:
- the LOC102717202 gene encoding major pollen allergen Aln g 1-like, translating into MAPSCFSGEHAAAVSAERLWKVILDVPAMAKVCAGFVDAVEVEGDGGPGTVHTLKLNPAADVGSVYKTRLVARDDASRVLKSEVLEVQSKVGKIKSQVLESKLEAAGDGSCVAKLAVECELEGGAPLSPEQEKTIVDGYFGMLKMIEAYLVAHPAEYA; encoded by the exons ATGGCTCCGTCTTGCTTCTCCGGCGagcacgccgccgcggtgtCGGCGGAGCGGCTGTGGAAGGTGATCTTGGACGTGCCCGCCATGGCCAAGGTCTGCGCCGGCTTCGTCGACGCCGTTGAGGTCGAGGGAGATGGCGGTCCCGGCACCGTCCACACCCTCAAGCTTAACCCTG CTGCGGACGTAGGGAGCGTGTACAAGACCCGGCTGGTGGCGCGCGACGACGCGTCCCGCGTGCTCAAGTCGGAGGTGCTGGAGGTCCAGAGCAAGGTGGGCAAGATCAAGTCGCAGGTACTGGAGAGCAAGCTcgaggccgccggcgatggctcCTGCGTGGCCAAGCTCGCGGTGGAGTGCGAGCTGGAGGGCGGCGCCCCGCTGTCGCCGGAGCAGGAGAAGACGATCGTCGACGGCTACTTCGGCATGCTCAAGATGATCGAGGCCTACCTCGTCGCCCACCCCGCCGAGTACGCCTGA
- the LOC102717481 gene encoding major allergen Mal d 1-like, whose product MAPASVRDEHAVAVSVERLWKVFMDGSAMPKACPGLVDAVEVEGDGGPGTIYTMKLNPAAGVGSTYKTRVAVRDAAARVLRSDVLESASTVGKLKSHTTETKLEATGAGSCLAKLTVEYELEDGGAALSPEQEKKIVDGYYGMLKMIEDYLVAHPDEYA is encoded by the exons ATGGCTCCCGCCAGCGTCCGCGACGAGCACGCCGTGGCGGTGTCGGTGGAGCGGCTGTGGAAGGTCTTCATGGACGGCTCCGCCATGCCCAAGGCCTGCCCCggcctcgtcgacgccgtcgaggtcgagggcgacggcggcccgGGCACCATCTACACCATGAAGCTTAACCCCG CCGCCGGAGTGGGGAGCACGTACAAGACCCGGGTAGCGGTGCGCGACGCCGCAGCTCGCGTGCTGAGGTCCGACGTGCTGGAGTCGGCGAGCACGGTGGGGAAGCTCAAGTCGCACACGACGGAGACGAAGCTGGAGGCCACCGGCGCGGGCTCCTGCCTGGCCAAGCTCACGGTGGAGTACGAGctcgaggacggcggcgccgcgctgtcgccggagCAGGAGAAGAAGATCGTCGACGGCTACTACGGCATGCTCAAGATGATCGAGGACTACCTCGTCGCTCACCCCGACGAATAcgcctga
- the LOC102704386 gene encoding cellulose synthase-like protein D4 has protein sequence MSRRLSLPAGAPVTVAVSPVRSPGGDGVVRRGSGLTSPVPRHSLGSSTATLQVSPVRRSGGSRYAAGASRDGVEESAEFVHYTVHIPPTPERGASVASEAAGEEVHRPQRSYISGTIFTGGLNCATRGHVLDLSSGAGGRPAASGNMSCKMRGCDMPAFLDAGRPPCDCGFMICKECYAECVAAAGNCPGCKEAFSSAGSDTDSATSDDDEAVSSSEERDHLPLTSMARKFSVVHSMKVPGAGAGAGKPAEFDHARWLFETKGTYGYGNALWPKDGHAAGATNGFVGVDEPPNFGARCRRPLTRKTSISQAILSPYRLLIAIRMVALGFFLSWRIRHPNPEAVWLWAMSVACEVWFAFSWLLDSLPKLCPVHRAADLAVLAERFESPTARNPKGRSDLPGIDVFVTSADPEKEPPLVTANTVLSILAADYPVEKLACYLSDDGGALLSFEALAETASFARTWVPFCRKHGVEPRCPEAYFGQKRDFLKNKVRVDFVRERRKVKREYDEFKVRVNSLPEAIRRRSDAYNAGEELRTRRRQQEEAAAAAGSELGGAAAAAVPETAAVKATWMSDGSHWPGTWTSPAPDHSRGDHAGIIQAMLAPPTSEPVLGGEAADCGGLIDTTGVDVRLPMLVYVSREKRPGYDHNKKAGAMNALVRTSAIMSNGPFILNLDCDHYVHNSAALREGMCFMLDRGGDRVCFVQFPQRFEGIDPSDRYANHNLVFFDVSMRAMDGLQGPMYVGTGCVFRRTALYGFSPPRATEHHGWLGRRKIKLFLTKKKSMGKKTDRREDDTEMMLPPIEDDNGRPLGGGGGGGDIESAAVLPKRFGGSATFVASIPVAEYQGRLLQDTPGCHHGRPAGALAVPREPLDAATVAEAISVISCFYEEKTEWGRRIGWIYGSVTEDVVTGYRMHNRGWRSVYCVTRRDAFRGTAPINLTDRLHQVLRWATGSVEIFFSRNNALFASPRMKLLQRVAYFNAGMYPFTSVFLLVYCLLPAVSLFSGKFIVQHLSATFLVFLLVITLTLCLLALLEIKWSGITLHEWWRNEQFWVIGGTSAHPAAVLQGLLKVVAGVDISFTLTSKPTNDGGAGGAGAGGEDDAFAELYEVRWSFLMVPPVTIMMVNAVAIAVAAARTLYSEFPQWSKLLGGAFFSFWVLCHLYPFAKGLLGRRGRVPTIVFVWSGLISMIISLLWVYISPPAGARERIGGGGGFSFP, from the exons ATGTCGAGGCGGCTGTCGTTGCCGGCGGGGGCGCCGGTGACGGTGGCGGTGTCGCCGGTAAGGAGCCCCGGGGGGGATGGGGTGGTGAGGAGGGGGAGCGGGCTGACGAGCCCCGTGCCGAGGCACTCGCTCGGGTCGTCCACGGCGACGCTGCAGGTGTCGCCGGTgaggcggagcggcgggagccggtacgccgccggcgcgtcgAGGGACGGCGTGGAGGAGAGCGCCGAGTTCGTGCACTACACCGTGCACATCCCGCCCACCCCGGAGAGGGGGGCGTCCGTCgcgagcgaggcggcgggggaggaggtgcACCGGCCGCAGAGGAGCTACATCTCCGGGACGATCTTCACCGGCGGGCTCAACTGCGCCACGCGCGGCCACGTGCTGGATCTCTCCTCCGGCGCGGGCGgcaggccggcggcgtccgggAACATGTCGTGCAAGATGCGCGGCTGCGACATGCCGGCCTTCCTCGACGCCGGCCGCCCGCCGTGCGACTGCGGGTTCATGATCTGCAAGGAGTGCTACGCGgagtgcgtcgccgccgccggcaactGCCCCGGCTGCAAGGAGGCCTTCTCCTCGGCCGGGAGCGACACCGACTCCGCcacctccgacgacgacgaggccgtCTCCTCCTCGGAGGAGAGGGACCATCTGCCGCTCACCTCCATGGCGAGGAAGTTCTCCGTGGTGCACTCCATGAAggtccccggcgccggcgccggcgccggcaagcCGGCCGAGTTCGACCACGCCCGCTGGCTCTTCGAGACCAAGGGCACCTACGGCTACGGCAACGCTCTCTGGCCCAAGGAcggccacgccgccggcgccaccaacggcttcgtcggcgtcgacgagcCCCCCAACTTCggcgcccgctgccgccgccccctcACCCGCAAGACCAGCATCTCCCAGGCCATCCTTAGCCCTTACAG GTTGTTGATTGCGATTCGGATGGTGGCGCTGGGGTTCTTCCTCTCGTGGCGGATTCGCCACCCGAATCCGGAGGCGGTGTGGCTGTGGGCGATGTCGGTGGCGTGCGAGGTGTGGTTCGCCTTCTCGTGGCTGCTCGACAGCCTCCCCAAGCTCTGCCCcgtccaccgcgccgccgacctGGCCGTCCTCGCCGAGCGGTTCGAGTCCCCGACCGCGCGGAACCCCAAGGGCCGGTCCGACCTCCCCGGCATCGACGTGTTCGTCACCAGCGCCGACCCGGAGAAGGAGCCGCCGCTGGTCACCGCGAACACCGTGCTCTCCATCCTCGCCGCGGACTACCCCGTCGAGAAGCTGGCGTGCTACctctccgacgacggcggcgcgctccTGTCGTTCGAGGCGCTCGCCGAGACGGCCAGCTTCGCGCGCACGTGGGTGCCCTTCTGCCGCAAGCACGGCGTCGAGCCGCGGTGCCCCGAGGCGTACTTTGGCCAGAAGAGGGACTTCCTCAAGAACAAGGTGCGCGTCGACTTCGTCCGCGAGAGGCGCAAGGTGAAGCGCGAGTACGACGAGTTCAAGGTGCGGGTGAACTCGCTGCCGGAGGCGATCCGGCGGCGCTCCGACGCGTACaacgccggcgaggagctgcGCACCAGGAGgcggcagcaggaggaggccgcggcggcggccggcagcgagctgggaggagcggcggctgcggcggttCCCGAGACCGCCGCCGTCAAGGCCACCTGGATGTCTGATGGCTCGCACTGGCCGGGGACATGgacgtcgcccgcgccggACCACTCCCGCGGCGACCACGCCGGCATCATCCAGGCGATgctggcgccgccgacgtcggaGCCCGTGctgggaggcgaggcggcggattGCGGCGGCCTGATCGACACCACCGGCGTGGACGTCCGGCTGCCGATGCTGGTGTACGTGTCGCGGGAGAAGCGGCCGGGGTACGACCACAACAAGAAGGCCGGGGCGATGAACGCGCTGGTGCGGACGAGCGCCATCATGTCGAACGGGCCATTCATCCTCAACCTCGACTGCGACCACTACGTGCACAACTCGGCGGCGCTCCGGGAGGGGATGTGCTTCATGCtcgaccgcggcggcgaccgcgtcTGCTTCGTGCAGTTCCCGCAGCGGTTCGAGGGGATCGACCCCAGCGACCGGTACGCCAACCACAACCTCGTCTTCTTCGACGTGTCGATGCGCGCCATGGACGGGCTCCAGGGCCCCATGTACGTCGGCACCGGCTGCGTGTTCCGCCGCACCGCGCTGTACGGCTTCagcccgccgcgcgccaccgAGCACCACGGCTGGCTCGGCCGGAGGAAGATCAAGCTGTTCCTCACCAAGAAGAAGAGCATGGGCAAGAAGACGGACAGGAGGGAGGACGACACCGAGATGATGCTACCGCCGATCGAGGACGACAACGGGAGgcccctcggcggcggcggcggcggaggagatattgagtcggcggcggtgctgcCGAAGCGGTTCGGCGGGTCGGCGACGTTCGTGGCGTCGATCCCGGTGGCGGAGTACCAGGGGCGGCTGCTGCAGGACACGCCGGGGTGCCACCACGGCCGCCCCGCCGGCGCGCTGGCCGTGCCGCGGGAGCCGCTCGACGCGGCCACCGTGGCGGAGGCCATCAGCGTGATCTCCTGCTTCTACGAGGAGAAGACAGAGTGGGGGCGGCGCATCGGGTGGATCTACGGCTCCGTCACCGAGGACGTGGTCACCGGCTACCGGATGCACAACCGCGGGTGGCGCTCCGTCTACTGCGTGACGCGGCGCGACGCGTTCCGCGGGACGGCGCCGATCAACCTCACCGACCGCCTCCACCAGGTGCTCCGGTGGGCGACGGGCTCCGTCGAGATCTTCTTCTCGCGCAACAACGCGCTCTTCGCCTCGCCGCGGATGAAGCTGCTGCAGCGCGTCGCCTACTTCAACGCCGGCATGTACCCCTTCACCTCCGTGTTCCTCCTCGTCTActgcctcctcccggccgtcTCCCTCTTCTCCGGCAAGTTCATCGTGCAGCACCTCAGCGCGACcttcctcgtcttcctcctcgtcatCACCCTCACCCTCTGCCTCCTCGCGCTGCTCGAGATCAAGTGGTCGGGGATCACGCTGCACGAGTGGTGGCGCAACGAGCAGTTCTGGGTGATCGGCGGCACCAGCGCGCACCCGGCCGCCGTGCTGCAGGGCCTGCTCAAggtggtcgccggcgtcgacaTCTCCTTCACGCTGACGTCCAAGCCGAccaacgacggcggcgccggcggcgccggcgccggcggcgaggacgacgcgtTCGCGGAGCTCTACGAGGTGCGGTGGAGCTTCCTGATGGTGCCGCCGGTGACCATCATGATGGTGAACGCCGTGGCGatcgccgtggcggcggcgcggacgctGTACAGCGAGTTCCCGCAGTGGAGCAAGCTGCTCGGCGGCGCCTTCTTCAGCTTCTGGGTGCTGTGCCACCTCTACCCGTTCGCCAAGGgcctcctcggccgccgcggccgcgtgcCGACCATCGTCTTCGTCTGGTCGGGCCTCATCTCCATGATCATCTCCCTCCTCTGGGTCTACATCAgcccgccggccggcgcccggGAGCGcatcggtggcggcggcggcttcagCTTCCCCTag
- the LOC102717756 gene encoding protein DEHYDRATION-INDUCED 19 homolog 4-like isoform X1 yields the protein MDMDAWERLAADVRLHGSCFDALIGLEDAEGSGDEEERGAAEVACPFCDEEFDGFGLCCHIEDEHQAENRAGVCPICYDGVGMDLVSHITSQHPSFFKGKWRNRRVSHGSHSSSRAALKKDAKYLQYRYGGSTRSASQNTEADPLLSSFVSNFTDIDLPKDVQQEFSDEMDEKSVSLEQKEQKPVESADDEPLLPEVKEEKTRRSQFVQGLVLSLMFDDIL from the exons ATGGACATGGACGCGTGGGAGCGCCTCGCCGCGGACGTCAGGCTCCACGGTTCGTGCTTCG ATGCGTTGATTGGGCTGGAGGacgcggaggggagcggcgacgaggaggagaggggcgcggcggaggtggcgtgcCCGTTCTGCGACGAGGAGTTCGACGGCTTCGGGCTGTGCTGCCACATCGAGGACGAGCACCAGGCGGAGAACAGGGCCGGG GTGTGCCCAATTTGCTATGATGGAGTCGGGATGGACTTGGTTAGTCACATCACTTCACAGCATCCCAGTTTCTTCAAG GGTAAATGGAGAAATCGTCGAGTTTCACATGGATCACATTCTTCATCGCGTGCTGCATTGAAAAAGGATGCGAAATACCTGCAGTACCGTTATGGAGGATCCACGCGTTCTGCTTCACAAAACACAGAGGCTGATCCTCTACTATCCTCTTTTGTCAGCAACTTCACTGACATAGATTTACCAAAAGACGTACAGCAAGAGTTCTCGGATGAAATGGATGAGAAAAGTGTTTCCTTAGAACAGAAGGAACAGAAACCAGTGGAAAG TGCTGACGATGAACCTTTGCTCCCTGAGGTCAAGGAAGAGAAAACTCGGAGGAGCCAATTTGTGCAGGGGCTGGTGTTGTCCCTGATGTTTGATGACATCTTGTGA
- the LOC102717756 gene encoding protein DEHYDRATION-INDUCED 19 homolog 4-like isoform X2 encodes MDMDAWERLAADVRLHDALIGLEDAEGSGDEEERGAAEVACPFCDEEFDGFGLCCHIEDEHQAENRAGVCPICYDGVGMDLVSHITSQHPSFFKGKWRNRRVSHGSHSSSRAALKKDAKYLQYRYGGSTRSASQNTEADPLLSSFVSNFTDIDLPKDVQQEFSDEMDEKSVSLEQKEQKPVESADDEPLLPEVKEEKTRRSQFVQGLVLSLMFDDIL; translated from the exons ATGGACATGGACGCGTGGGAGCGCCTCGCCGCGGACGTCAGGCTCCACG ATGCGTTGATTGGGCTGGAGGacgcggaggggagcggcgacgaggaggagaggggcgcggcggaggtggcgtgcCCGTTCTGCGACGAGGAGTTCGACGGCTTCGGGCTGTGCTGCCACATCGAGGACGAGCACCAGGCGGAGAACAGGGCCGGG GTGTGCCCAATTTGCTATGATGGAGTCGGGATGGACTTGGTTAGTCACATCACTTCACAGCATCCCAGTTTCTTCAAG GGTAAATGGAGAAATCGTCGAGTTTCACATGGATCACATTCTTCATCGCGTGCTGCATTGAAAAAGGATGCGAAATACCTGCAGTACCGTTATGGAGGATCCACGCGTTCTGCTTCACAAAACACAGAGGCTGATCCTCTACTATCCTCTTTTGTCAGCAACTTCACTGACATAGATTTACCAAAAGACGTACAGCAAGAGTTCTCGGATGAAATGGATGAGAAAAGTGTTTCCTTAGAACAGAAGGAACAGAAACCAGTGGAAAG TGCTGACGATGAACCTTTGCTCCCTGAGGTCAAGGAAGAGAAAACTCGGAGGAGCCAATTTGTGCAGGGGCTGGTGTTGTCCCTGATGTTTGATGACATCTTGTGA